The following coding sequences are from one Leptolyngbya sp. NIES-3755 window:
- a CDS encoding acriflavin resistance protein (similar to AA sequence:cyanobase_aa:Npun_R1768) produces MNVSEIFIRRPVMTTLVMLGIVIFGLMSYVLLPISALPHVDYPFISVSASLPGGTPETMASAVAAPLERQFTEISGLNSFNSSSSTGSTNISLQFDFDRRVDDAAKDVQSAISAIASQLPPGMPKPPSYRKVNPSVAPILYLYLYSKTLPISSVDDAAEITIAQPISMINGVAQVQVYGQKQYAVRIQLDPQALTAKGIGLDQVRTAVQSANVELPTGSLSGADKRYLIQANGQLMNADQYRSLIVSYQNGAAVRLQDVAQVSDDIQNNKISNLYSDKTIANQPAIVLAVQPQPDANTVEIVDAIKAQLPALKAQIPQSIEMGIIYDRSQSIRASVNDVKLTLLLSIALVILVIFVFLRSLTATLIPSLALPVAIVGTFAAMYLLNFSLDNISMMALTLSVGFVVDDAIVVLENIVRHQELGESPMQAALKGSREISFTIVSMTLSLVAVFIPIIFMSGLIGRLFHEFAITISIAILVSGFVSLTLTPMLCSRFLSSSHSYQRSRFYRISERAFDLLLQGYQSTLNPVLQHRRMTLIGSVILLLLTGYLFVLVPKGFIPTEDTGQLMGNTKAAQDISFDDMLRHQQAVIDILRQDPNIEAINSTVGSGGPNGSTNSGRINVRLKPRSERKLSADEIVQELTPKLRRVPGIQAFLRSPPAIPIGGQQTNSTYQFTLQSLNIEDLRQSIPLLLEKVRSIQGLRGVDSDLQLSTPQVEVKVDHDKASSLNVTASQVEKALGDAYGSGQISTIYTPDNQYYVVMELKPEYQRDPSALSMLYVRSNTGQSIPLSAIASLNQTVSPLTINHLSGLSSATISFDTVPGVSLSQATDAIKQAAKAVLPSTVTASFQGSSQVFQQSFGDLGLLLLVSIVVIYLILGILYEDFIHPLTILSGLPSAGFGALLTLLIFQVELNLYSFIGLILLVGIVKKNGIMLVDFAIERQRHEGKNALDAISEACLVRFRPIMMTTMAALIGTLPIALGVGSGSESRRPLGIAIVGGLLFSQILTLYLTPVFYLYLEAWRSKLSERNANRTPYASHS; encoded by the coding sequence ATGAATGTTTCAGAAATCTTTATTCGTCGTCCAGTTATGACCACGCTCGTGATGCTGGGAATTGTGATCTTCGGCTTGATGAGCTATGTTCTCTTACCGATTAGTGCCCTGCCGCACGTGGATTATCCGTTTATCAGTGTGTCTGCAAGTCTTCCGGGTGGCACTCCTGAAACAATGGCATCCGCAGTCGCAGCCCCGTTAGAACGACAATTTACTGAGATTTCAGGGCTAAATTCTTTTAACTCTAGTAGTTCAACTGGAAGTACGAATATTTCACTTCAGTTTGACTTCGATCGACGTGTCGATGATGCTGCGAAAGATGTTCAGTCTGCAATTTCTGCGATCGCGTCTCAACTTCCACCGGGAATGCCAAAACCGCCATCCTACCGGAAAGTCAATCCGTCGGTTGCGCCCATTCTTTATCTCTATCTCTATTCCAAAACGCTCCCAATTTCGAGTGTGGATGATGCTGCCGAAATTACGATCGCACAACCGATCTCAATGATCAATGGTGTGGCACAAGTTCAAGTCTATGGACAGAAACAATACGCCGTTCGGATTCAGCTAGATCCACAAGCTCTTACTGCGAAAGGAATTGGACTGGATCAAGTCAGAACTGCGGTACAGAGCGCGAATGTGGAGCTTCCAACAGGTAGCCTTTCCGGTGCAGATAAACGGTATCTGATTCAGGCAAATGGGCAATTGATGAACGCGGATCAGTATCGATCGCTGATTGTGTCTTACCAAAATGGAGCAGCGGTTCGACTTCAAGATGTTGCTCAAGTGAGTGACGATATTCAGAACAATAAAATTTCTAACCTTTATAGTGATAAAACGATCGCGAATCAGCCCGCGATCGTACTTGCTGTTCAACCTCAACCGGATGCGAACACAGTCGAAATTGTCGATGCAATCAAAGCACAACTGCCTGCATTAAAGGCTCAGATTCCACAATCGATCGAGATGGGCATTATCTACGATCGCTCTCAATCGATTCGAGCTTCAGTCAATGATGTGAAGTTGACTTTACTGCTCTCGATCGCGCTTGTCATTTTAGTAATCTTCGTATTCCTTCGTAGTTTAACTGCAACATTGATTCCGAGTTTGGCTCTGCCTGTTGCGATCGTAGGAACATTCGCTGCGATGTATCTGCTCAATTTCTCGCTCGATAATATCTCCATGATGGCGTTAACGCTGTCTGTTGGATTTGTCGTAGATGATGCGATCGTCGTTTTAGAAAACATTGTGCGGCATCAAGAACTGGGTGAATCACCGATGCAAGCCGCGTTGAAAGGATCGAGAGAAATCAGTTTTACGATCGTCTCAATGACGCTTTCATTAGTTGCGGTTTTTATCCCGATCATTTTTATGAGTGGCTTGATCGGTCGATTGTTTCATGAATTTGCGATTACGATTTCTATTGCAATTTTGGTGTCAGGCTTCGTCTCGTTAACACTGACTCCAATGTTATGTAGTCGATTTCTCAGTTCATCTCATTCATATCAACGGAGTCGCTTCTACCGCATTTCTGAACGCGCCTTTGATCTGTTATTACAAGGCTATCAATCGACACTCAATCCAGTGCTGCAACATCGTCGAATGACCCTGATCGGCTCTGTGATTCTATTACTGCTCACAGGTTACTTATTTGTTCTAGTTCCGAAAGGATTTATTCCCACTGAAGATACTGGACAATTGATGGGTAATACCAAAGCGGCTCAAGATATTTCCTTTGATGATATGTTGCGACACCAGCAAGCGGTGATTGATATTCTGCGACAAGACCCGAACATTGAAGCGATTAATTCGACAGTTGGCTCAGGCGGTCCCAACGGTTCTACGAATTCGGGACGGATTAATGTTCGCTTAAAACCTCGATCCGAGCGGAAACTGAGTGCAGATGAAATCGTTCAAGAACTAACTCCCAAGCTCCGACGAGTTCCGGGAATCCAAGCATTTCTGCGATCGCCCCCTGCAATCCCGATCGGAGGTCAGCAAACGAATTCCACTTATCAATTCACACTGCAAAGCCTGAACATTGAGGATCTGAGACAATCCATTCCGCTACTACTTGAAAAAGTCCGATCGATTCAAGGATTACGTGGAGTTGATAGTGATTTACAACTGAGTACGCCGCAAGTCGAAGTCAAAGTCGATCATGATAAAGCTTCAAGTCTGAACGTTACGGCATCACAAGTTGAGAAAGCGCTCGGTGATGCTTACGGCTCTGGACAAATTTCAACAATCTACACACCAGATAATCAATATTATGTGGTGATGGAATTAAAGCCAGAGTATCAACGAGATCCAAGTGCTTTGTCGATGCTTTATGTGAGATCGAACACTGGACAATCAATTCCCCTTAGCGCGATCGCATCATTGAATCAAACGGTCAGTCCTCTAACAATCAATCATTTATCTGGACTATCTTCAGCGACGATCTCTTTTGATACGGTTCCGGGTGTTTCACTCAGTCAAGCCACCGACGCAATTAAACAAGCAGCAAAAGCAGTTTTACCTTCGACAGTGACCGCTAGTTTTCAGGGATCATCTCAGGTATTTCAACAGTCTTTTGGTGATTTAGGATTGCTGTTGTTAGTGTCGATCGTCGTTATTTATCTAATTCTCGGCATTCTCTACGAGGACTTTATCCATCCGCTGACAATTCTATCGGGCTTACCTTCTGCGGGCTTTGGTGCATTGCTCACCTTGTTGATCTTTCAAGTCGAACTCAATCTCTATTCTTTTATTGGTTTAATTCTGCTCGTCGGCATCGTGAAGAAAAACGGCATCATGCTTGTCGATTTCGCGATCGAACGTCAGCGACATGAAGGAAAAAATGCTCTAGATGCCATTTCCGAAGCTTGCCTGGTTCGATTCCGTCCGATCATGATGACTACGATGGCAGCCCTGATTGGAACGTTACCGATCGCTTTAGGAGTCGGTTCTGGATCAGAATCTCGTCGCCCGTTGGGAATTGCGATCGTCGGCGGATTGTTGTTCTCGCAGATTCTAACGCTCTATCTCACGCCAGTGTTCTATTTGTACCTCGAAGCATGGCGATCCAAATTGTCAGAAAGGAATGCAAACCGCACACCTTACGCCAGTCACTCGTAG
- a CDS encoding Cl- channel, voltage-gated family protein (similar to AA sequence:cyanobase_aa:Npun_F4715), with product MSTPSQNRLLHWFNQNFTATPWIICWIGLGAVCGLFAGLYWSVLDWLMHTLQSFQGITVLGVMSIAGLVIGLIIHQLGNPGEISFIVDNIHSSGGRIEARKNPAMILSSLASISAGGSLGPEAPMVQVTGSLGTWLADRLHLTGENVRSLSLAGMAAGFTALFGAPLGGAFFALEILHHQNVVEYYEAILPAIVSSCSSYVVFVVITHMGIGPTWEFPQYHLSNVNDFLLASGYGIIGAIAAWVFISIFKLSAQVFERIHQPIYVRTTIAGLFLGSIALLFPLTRYFGHEQLNEIVETQMSAIALFGLAAAKMVAISITVNGAWRGGFIIPLFFTGACLGQAIAQIVPGTNSELAMITVMASLNAAVTRTPISTTLLLTKLTGFSPFTPILFASLVGFFLSPKMPLIKAQLRSLNTLVHE from the coding sequence ATGTCTACACCGTCTCAAAATCGATTGTTGCATTGGTTCAACCAGAATTTCACTGCAACCCCTTGGATCATCTGCTGGATTGGACTGGGAGCCGTGTGCGGATTGTTCGCGGGATTGTATTGGAGCGTCCTCGATTGGCTGATGCATACTCTCCAATCGTTTCAAGGCATCACAGTGTTAGGGGTGATGTCGATCGCAGGTTTGGTCATTGGTTTGATCATTCATCAACTTGGCAATCCGGGCGAAATCAGTTTTATTGTGGATAACATTCATTCGTCTGGTGGACGGATCGAAGCGCGAAAAAATCCTGCGATGATTCTTAGTTCACTAGCGAGCATTTCGGCAGGAGGCAGTTTAGGACCGGAAGCGCCAATGGTGCAAGTGACCGGATCGTTGGGAACTTGGCTTGCCGATCGACTACACCTAACCGGGGAAAATGTGCGATCGCTAAGTTTAGCAGGCATGGCAGCCGGGTTCACTGCTTTGTTTGGTGCACCGTTAGGCGGAGCATTTTTCGCCCTGGAAATTCTGCATCACCAAAATGTCGTGGAATACTACGAAGCGATCTTGCCTGCGATCGTCTCAAGCTGTTCGAGCTATGTTGTGTTCGTGGTCATCACTCATATGGGCATCGGTCCGACTTGGGAGTTTCCCCAGTATCACTTGAGCAATGTCAATGACTTTTTACTTGCCAGTGGCTATGGAATCATCGGCGCGATCGCGGCTTGGGTGTTCATTTCAATTTTCAAACTCTCTGCTCAAGTGTTTGAGCGAATTCATCAACCGATCTATGTCCGAACCACGATCGCTGGATTGTTTCTTGGAAGCATAGCCTTGTTATTTCCGTTAACTCGGTATTTTGGGCATGAACAACTCAATGAAATCGTAGAGACCCAGATGAGTGCGATCGCGCTATTTGGGTTAGCCGCTGCGAAAATGGTCGCGATTTCAATAACCGTTAATGGAGCTTGGCGCGGTGGATTTATTATTCCGCTGTTTTTCACTGGGGCATGTTTGGGACAAGCGATCGCTCAAATCGTTCCTGGTACTAATTCGGAGTTAGCAATGATTACCGTGATGGCTTCGTTAAATGCAGCGGTAACTCGGACTCCGATTAGCACTACATTATTGCTCACCAAGCTCACCGGATTTTCGCCGTTTACTCCGATATTGTTCGCCAGCTTAGTCGGATTCTTTCTCTCTCCGAAGATGCCTCTGATCAAAGCTCAACTGCGATCGCTGAATACTCTTGTACACGAATAG
- a CDS encoding acriflavin resistance protein (similar to AA sequence:cyanobase_aa:Npun_R1769), which produces MHLLGYSLDNLSMMALTLSVGFVVDDAIVVLENIVRHVEMGKRPLEAALAGSREISFTVLSMTLSLVAVFIPMLFMQGLLGRLFHEFAVTIAVSILVSGFVSLSLTPMLCSRFLRPANRARQSRLYRASEAVFDRVLGLYDWSLKKVLKYHRTTMILGAAMFIVTIALFVVVPKGFIPSEDKGQITATTQAAQDASFDNLVRHQQAAVNLIRQNPNVDVVNSNIGGGSNAAPTNSGSLLIRLKDRAKRQQTADEIIQNLRSQLATIPGIQVFLQNPPVIPVGTQQTTGLYQLMLQSSSVAPLQQYVPQLVDKLKGLSQIQDVNSDLQMTSQIQLNIDRDKAATLGITPQQIEDTLRNAYGAYQVSTIYAASNEYKVILELEPQYQQDPNALMQLYVTANSTGTSTSSTTGTSTNSTLTVVPLSTFATIAPGTAPLMVNHVGRMNAATISFNLAPSVALSEATNAIDSLVNSTIPNNITTSFQGASQVFQSSIPSLLILLLIAILVIYLILGILYEDFIHPITILSGLPSAGFGALLTLMFFHIELNVYSFIGIMLLVGIVKKNGIMMVDFAIEAQRDEEKKPSEAIYQACLVRFRPIMMTTMAALMGTLPIAIGFGAGSESRRPLGIAVVGGLIFSQILTLYLTPVFYIYMEAWRKKLIHTRFARFMSIGPQRTNPQP; this is translated from the coding sequence ATGCACTTGTTAGGCTATTCGCTTGATAACCTTTCAATGATGGCATTAACGTTATCGGTTGGCTTTGTCGTGGATGATGCGATCGTGGTTCTCGAAAACATTGTGCGCCATGTGGAAATGGGAAAACGCCCGCTCGAAGCTGCATTAGCAGGATCAAGAGAAATTAGTTTTACCGTTCTATCGATGACGCTTTCATTGGTCGCAGTGTTCATCCCGATGCTGTTTATGCAGGGATTGTTAGGGCGATTATTTCATGAATTTGCAGTGACGATCGCAGTTTCAATTCTAGTCTCTGGCTTTGTTTCTCTCAGTCTGACTCCAATGTTATGTAGTCGATTTTTGCGTCCAGCGAATCGTGCGCGGCAGAGTCGATTGTATCGGGCATCAGAAGCAGTGTTCGATCGTGTTCTAGGTCTTTATGATTGGAGCCTGAAGAAAGTTCTGAAGTATCACCGCACGACGATGATTCTGGGTGCAGCAATGTTTATTGTAACGATCGCTTTATTTGTGGTTGTTCCCAAAGGGTTTATTCCAAGTGAAGATAAAGGACAAATTACGGCAACGACGCAAGCGGCTCAAGATGCTTCGTTTGATAACTTAGTCCGACATCAACAAGCAGCAGTCAATTTGATTCGACAAAATCCGAATGTAGATGTGGTGAATTCTAATATTGGTGGCGGTTCTAATGCGGCTCCAACGAATTCTGGTAGTTTGCTAATTCGATTAAAAGACCGCGCCAAACGGCAGCAAACCGCAGACGAGATTATTCAGAATTTACGATCGCAACTCGCGACAATCCCCGGCATTCAAGTCTTTTTACAAAATCCGCCCGTCATTCCCGTTGGAACTCAGCAAACCACTGGACTATATCAATTAATGCTTCAAAGTTCGAGTGTTGCACCTCTACAGCAGTATGTTCCGCAACTGGTGGATAAATTGAAAGGACTATCGCAGATTCAGGATGTGAATAGTGACTTACAAATGACTTCACAGATACAACTGAACATCGATCGAGATAAAGCTGCAACTCTTGGAATTACTCCTCAGCAGATTGAAGATACGCTGCGAAATGCTTACGGTGCTTATCAAGTCTCTACAATTTACGCAGCATCAAATGAGTACAAAGTCATTTTGGAACTTGAACCACAGTATCAGCAAGATCCTAATGCTTTGATGCAGCTTTATGTAACTGCGAATAGTACTGGAACTTCAACAAGTAGTACGACTGGAACTTCAACGAATAGTACTTTAACAGTGGTTCCTTTGAGTACCTTTGCTACGATCGCACCTGGAACCGCGCCGCTCATGGTCAATCATGTCGGACGAATGAATGCAGCAACGATTTCGTTTAATTTGGCTCCTAGTGTGGCTTTGAGCGAGGCGACGAATGCGATCGATAGTTTAGTCAATAGCACTATTCCCAACAACATCACGACCAGTTTTCAAGGAGCGAGCCAAGTATTCCAAAGCTCGATTCCTAGTCTACTGATCTTGCTGCTGATTGCGATTTTGGTGATTTATCTGATTCTAGGAATTCTCTACGAAGACTTTATTCACCCAATCACAATTCTCTCAGGTCTTCCCAGTGCTGGATTTGGAGCTTTGCTAACTTTGATGTTCTTTCATATCGAACTCAATGTGTATTCCTTCATTGGCATTATGCTTCTAGTGGGCATTGTCAAAAAGAACGGCATCATGATGGTGGACTTTGCGATCGAAGCACAACGAGACGAAGAGAAGAAGCCCTCTGAAGCAATATACCAAGCCTGCCTCGTGCGATTTCGTCCAATTATGATGACCACGATGGCAGCCTTGATGGGAACGTTACCGATCGCGATCGGCTTTGGTGCAGGTTCCGAATCGCGCCGTCCTTTGGGAATTGCTGTCGTGGGTGGGTTAATCTTCTCGCAAATCCTGACGCTGTATCTAACTCCAGTGTTCTACATCTATATGGAGGCATGGCGTAAAAAATTAATACACACTCGATTTGCTCGATTTATGTCGATCGGACCACAACGCACAAACCCACAGCCTTAA
- a CDS encoding unknown protein (similar to AA sequence:cyanobase_aa:asl7669), with protein MTPEDQQALNAHVQAIAKILYNDADKSQITNLAEIEAMVRTQVQQHVTPGLGSFLSQQLPPQLKATRDG; from the coding sequence ATGACTCCTGAAGACCAACAAGCGCTGAATGCCCATGTTCAAGCGATTGCAAAAATCTTGTACAACGATGCTGACAAAAGCCAGATAACGAATTTGGCAGAAATCGAAGCGATGGTGCGAACTCAAGTGCAACAGCACGTCACACCAGGATTAGGGAGTTTTTTATCACAGCAGTTACCGCCACAACTGAAGGCTACCCGCGACGGTTGA
- a CDS encoding hypothetical protein (similar to AA sequence:cyanobase_aa:Cyan7425_5027): MSPYLEACCLRASATVSYARAERDIAVYTGMRVSAKTQQRLVQRQPWEELEPEAPEPILEISIDGGNVKLTSGTQDEPDWRQYKAVRINGKGESRAWFQDNEALVATVSARPMAEVVVCLGDGHDGIWNLHQQIVALSEQRIEILDWYHLKENLFKLSSDEIDREQIEAQLWKGDVSAALAQLAACPSDEAERFCNYLLKHQHRIVNYDYYAAEELCSIGSGAVESLVKQIDQRLQIVGGRWKAEHIPKVLAQRCAYLNEQLNPTTSILSRR; this comes from the coding sequence ATGAGTCCTTACTTGGAAGCGTGCTGTTTGAGAGCGAGTGCAACGGTTTCCTATGCCCGCGCAGAACGAGACATCGCGGTGTATACAGGAATGCGCGTCAGCGCCAAAACGCAACAACGATTAGTCCAGCGACAACCGTGGGAAGAACTTGAACCCGAAGCGCCAGAGCCGATTCTGGAAATCAGTATTGATGGCGGCAATGTGAAGTTAACCAGTGGCACTCAAGACGAACCGGACTGGCGACAGTACAAAGCCGTTCGCATCAATGGCAAGGGAGAAAGTCGAGCTTGGTTTCAGGACAATGAGGCATTGGTCGCAACAGTGAGCGCGCGTCCGATGGCAGAGGTCGTTGTCTGTCTGGGCGATGGACACGACGGCATCTGGAACTTGCATCAGCAGATCGTCGCGTTGAGCGAGCAACGGATTGAGATTCTCGATTGGTATCATCTCAAGGAGAACTTGTTCAAGTTATCGAGCGACGAAATCGACCGAGAACAGATAGAAGCTCAGTTATGGAAAGGAGATGTGAGCGCTGCTCTAGCCCAATTAGCGGCGTGTCCCTCCGATGAGGCAGAGCGGTTTTGCAACTATCTGCTGAAGCATCAACATCGGATTGTGAACTACGACTACTACGCGGCTGAGGAGCTATGTTCGATTGGGTCAGGAGCCGTGGAATCGTTGGTCAAACAAATTGATCAACGGTTGCAGATTGTTGGAGGTCGGTGGAAAGCGGAGCATATTCCGAAAGTGCTGGCACAACGCTGTGCTTATCTCAATGAGCAACTGAATCCCACGACATCTATTCTCTCAAGAAGGTGA
- a CDS encoding acriflavin resistance protein (similar to AA sequence:cyanobase_aa:Npun_R1769), with product MNLSELFVRRPIMTTLVMAAIVIFGLMGYRVLPISDLPNVDYPTIQVTAARPGASPETMAASVARPLEKQFSSIAGLDSLNSTSTYGKTQLTLQFNLSRGIDDAAQDVEAAIASASGQIPSDLPNPPTYSKVNPADQPILYLYLDSPTLPLSQVDNFAETYLAQKLSTISGVAQVQVYGSQKYAARIQLDPTQLASRQIGLDQVQTAIQQGNVNLPTGSLSGDHKNYTVQTNGQLEDAAAYQKLIVAYKDGSPVYLNQLGRVIDGVEDADIASWLNDTRAIILTIQRQPGTNTVQVVDTIKKLLPDLKEQIPGSVEIGVLYDASQSIRDGSVSPS from the coding sequence ATGAACCTTTCTGAATTGTTTGTGCGTCGCCCGATTATGACCACGCTTGTAATGGCAGCGATCGTCATTTTCGGGTTAATGGGCTATCGTGTCCTTCCCATTAGCGATTTGCCGAATGTGGACTATCCGACGATTCAGGTGACCGCAGCACGACCTGGAGCGAGTCCCGAAACAATGGCGGCTTCGGTGGCGCGTCCTTTGGAGAAACAATTTTCGAGCATTGCTGGACTGGATTCGCTCAATTCTACGAGTACTTATGGCAAGACTCAACTAACACTGCAATTTAATCTGAGTCGTGGAATTGACGATGCCGCGCAAGATGTAGAAGCTGCGATCGCATCCGCATCGGGTCAAATTCCCAGCGATCTTCCAAATCCACCGACTTATAGTAAAGTTAATCCAGCCGATCAGCCAATTCTGTATCTATATCTGGATTCGCCTACACTTCCGTTATCTCAAGTTGATAATTTTGCAGAGACCTATCTTGCACAGAAGCTTTCGACAATCAGCGGTGTTGCTCAAGTTCAAGTCTACGGTTCGCAAAAGTACGCGGCTCGAATCCAGCTTGATCCGACTCAGTTAGCAAGTCGGCAAATCGGACTCGATCAAGTTCAAACGGCAATTCAGCAAGGGAATGTGAATCTTCCTACCGGAAGTCTTTCGGGGGATCACAAGAACTATACAGTTCAAACAAATGGACAGCTTGAAGACGCAGCGGCATATCAAAAATTGATTGTTGCTTATAAAGATGGTTCGCCCGTTTATTTGAATCAATTGGGGCGCGTTATTGATGGAGTTGAAGATGCGGATATCGCAAGCTGGTTGAATGATACTCGCGCCATTATTCTAACGATTCAGAGACAGCCTGGAACCAATACTGTACAGGTGGTAGATACGATTAAAAAGCTGCTACCTGATCTCAAAGAGCAAATTCCTGGATCAGTCGAAATTGGTGTTCTTTACGATGCGTCACAGTCGATTCGAGATGGGAGCGTGTCACCTTCTTGA
- a CDS encoding RND family efflux transporter MFP subunit (similar to AA sequence:cyanobase_aa:Npun_R1770), which yields MTHEIPHEIASEPVKLDRPKRKRIGLALGILLLGTAGFFGLRSHFSKPDKAGRDTKSQITPVTIATAVPKTVPVQISAIGHVQSDSTVSVTPQATGRITGVFFKKGQEVHKGQLLFTLDDRSQNATIQQAQGTVAKDQAQVQQSRATMIKDQGQIEQARATLAKDQGLVRQAQATLAKDQAQAQLAQAQSDRYNNLFKQGAISQDQAQQYSTNSKAAAATLESDQAAIANAEAVVRSDEVAIQNAETVVKGDQAGIENAQAVVSADGGALDNTKVQASYTKIYSPIDGRAGDVLVTEGNVVQANGTNPLVVIEKVRPIQVSFSVPESELPELQKHLENGKLKVDVAFTGSNRSISGLLSFVNNTVDSSTGTIQLLGEFDNSQGQLFPGQFVNTTLTLAQEPNATVVPTQAVQNGPNGQFVFVVKPDSTVENVPVVASLTVDGLDVIQKGVQPGDQVVTDGQSNLVTGSKIRVKDSSAQPSTSEHHRKQSTGDAS from the coding sequence ATGACGCATGAAATTCCACATGAAATTGCTTCTGAGCCAGTGAAGCTCGATCGACCAAAGCGTAAACGAATTGGACTCGCTTTGGGGATCTTATTGCTTGGAACGGCTGGATTTTTTGGACTGCGATCGCACTTCTCAAAACCGGATAAAGCAGGACGCGATACCAAAAGTCAAATTACGCCCGTCACGATTGCAACTGCGGTCCCAAAAACGGTTCCGGTGCAGATTAGCGCGATCGGGCATGTGCAGTCGGATTCGACAGTTTCGGTGACACCTCAAGCAACGGGAAGGATTACTGGGGTGTTCTTTAAAAAAGGTCAGGAAGTGCATAAAGGACAATTACTGTTTACGTTAGATGATCGATCGCAAAATGCCACGATTCAGCAAGCTCAAGGAACAGTTGCGAAAGATCAAGCTCAGGTTCAACAATCTAGAGCCACGATGATCAAGGATCAAGGACAGATTGAGCAAGCACGAGCGACTTTAGCCAAAGATCAAGGATTAGTTCGACAAGCGCAGGCAACTCTAGCAAAAGATCAAGCACAGGCACAACTCGCACAGGCACAAAGCGATCGGTATAACAATCTCTTCAAGCAAGGAGCAATCAGCCAAGATCAAGCGCAACAGTATTCGACCAATAGTAAGGCAGCCGCAGCCACATTGGAATCTGATCAAGCCGCGATCGCGAATGCAGAAGCGGTGGTCAGAAGTGATGAAGTGGCGATTCAGAATGCAGAAACGGTAGTTAAAGGGGATCAAGCTGGAATCGAAAATGCCCAAGCGGTGGTGAGTGCGGATGGTGGAGCCTTGGACAATACGAAAGTGCAAGCTTCTTATACGAAAATCTATTCACCGATCGACGGTCGTGCAGGGGATGTACTGGTGACTGAAGGGAATGTGGTTCAAGCAAACGGAACCAATCCATTAGTGGTCATTGAAAAGGTTCGCCCGATTCAAGTTTCGTTTTCAGTCCCAGAATCCGAACTGCCAGAACTTCAGAAGCATCTAGAGAATGGCAAGCTGAAAGTTGATGTTGCGTTTACCGGATCGAATCGATCGATTTCAGGATTGCTTTCGTTTGTGAATAACACTGTGGATAGTTCGACTGGCACGATTCAACTGTTGGGTGAGTTCGATAATTCTCAAGGACAACTCTTTCCAGGGCAATTTGTGAATACGACTTTAACGCTCGCTCAAGAACCGAATGCAACAGTTGTTCCAACACAAGCCGTTCAAAATGGTCCGAATGGGCAGTTTGTATTTGTTGTGAAACCAGATAGTACGGTCGAGAATGTTCCAGTGGTTGCAAGTTTGACCGTCGATGGATTAGATGTGATTCAAAAAGGGGTTCAACCGGGTGATCAAGTGGTGACAGATGGGCAATCGAATCTAGTGACGGGGAGCAAGATTCGGGTTAAGGATAGTTCAGCGCAGCCATCTACTTCAGAGCACCATCGCAAACAATCCACGGGAGACGCATCATGA